The Miltoncostaea oceani genome includes a region encoding these proteins:
- a CDS encoding DNA-3-methyladenine glycosylase produces MVSAPAARIRAGARLDRDFFARSVAEVAPDLVGCMLTVDGVGGLIVETERYEQDDPASHSFRGPKGRALVMFGEPGRLYVYRSYGLHWCVNLVCEPEGRGAAVLIRALAPVHGVARMRARRRSVDDRLLCAGPGRLTQALAIDRHLDGADAVAPDGRVRLYDRVAPVTPVAGPRIGITKAAERPWRFGMPGSPYLSRPFPRT; encoded by the coding sequence GTGGTGAGCGCCCCGGCCGCGCGGATCCGGGCCGGCGCGCGGCTCGACCGCGACTTCTTCGCCCGCTCCGTGGCGGAGGTCGCCCCGGACCTGGTCGGGTGCATGCTCACGGTCGACGGCGTCGGCGGCCTGATCGTCGAGACCGAGCGGTACGAGCAGGACGACCCGGCGTCGCACAGCTTCCGCGGGCCGAAGGGCCGGGCGCTCGTCATGTTCGGCGAGCCCGGGCGGCTCTACGTGTACCGCAGCTACGGGCTCCACTGGTGCGTGAACCTGGTCTGCGAGCCCGAGGGCCGCGGCGCCGCCGTCCTCATCCGGGCGCTCGCGCCCGTCCACGGCGTCGCCCGCATGCGGGCCCGCCGGCGGAGCGTCGACGACCGGCTCCTCTGCGCCGGGCCCGGTCGCCTCACCCAGGCGCTCGCGATCGACCGCCACCTCGACGGCGCCGACGCCGTCGCGCCCGACGGGCGGGTGCGGCTCTACGACCGCGTCGCCCCCGTCACGCCGGTCGCCGGCCCGCGCATCGGGATCACCAAGGCGGCCGAGCGCCCGTGGCGCTTCGGGATGCCCGGCTCGCCGTACCTGTCGCGACCGTTCCCGCGCACGTGA
- the tyrS gene encoding tyrosine--tRNA ligase, producing the protein MSTAAELAARAVDCVPPGELERKLALGRPLRVKFGVDPTAPDIHLGHAVALGKLREFQDAGHLAVLIIGDWTARVGDPSGRTSTRPMLSGEQIEANAVSYREQAFRILDPDRTEIRANGEWFEGLALQEVFRLAGSATVNQLLRRNDFAQRMQADQPVSVLELLYPLMQAYDSVMVEADVELGGTDQLFNFMLAREIQAHYGMAPQVVMTMPILPGVDGVQKMSKSLANHIGVTDAPEEQFGRTMSIPDAALAEWYRLLVPDAPPPAGPPVADKRRLGALIADRFHGPGAGARAEEHFNRVVRDRGAPDEMPDVAIPPGTVHLPALLVDALGVASRSEARRLIAGGGVQIDGAPVRDLDLEADALDGRVIRAGKRRFARLRRDP; encoded by the coding sequence GTGAGCACCGCCGCCGAGCTCGCGGCCCGCGCGGTCGACTGCGTCCCGCCCGGGGAGCTGGAGCGCAAGCTCGCCCTCGGCCGCCCGCTGCGCGTCAAGTTCGGGGTCGACCCGACGGCGCCGGACATCCACCTCGGGCACGCCGTCGCGCTCGGCAAGCTGCGGGAGTTCCAGGACGCGGGCCACCTGGCCGTCCTGATCATCGGCGACTGGACCGCCCGCGTCGGCGACCCCTCCGGCCGCACGAGCACCCGCCCCATGCTGAGCGGGGAGCAGATCGAGGCGAACGCGGTCTCCTACCGCGAGCAGGCCTTCCGCATCCTCGACCCGGACCGCACCGAGATCCGGGCGAACGGGGAGTGGTTCGAGGGCCTCGCGCTCCAGGAGGTCTTCCGCCTCGCCGGCTCGGCGACGGTCAACCAGCTCCTGCGCCGCAACGACTTCGCCCAGCGGATGCAGGCCGACCAGCCGGTGTCCGTGCTCGAGCTGCTCTACCCCCTGATGCAGGCGTACGACTCGGTGATGGTGGAGGCCGACGTGGAGCTCGGCGGCACCGACCAGCTCTTCAACTTCATGCTCGCCCGCGAGATCCAGGCGCACTACGGCATGGCGCCCCAGGTGGTCATGACGATGCCGATCCTCCCCGGGGTCGACGGCGTCCAGAAGATGAGCAAGTCCCTCGCCAACCACATCGGGGTCACCGACGCGCCCGAGGAGCAGTTCGGGCGCACGATGAGCATCCCCGACGCGGCGCTGGCCGAGTGGTACCGCCTGCTCGTCCCGGACGCCCCGCCGCCCGCGGGCCCGCCCGTCGCCGACAAGCGCCGGCTCGGGGCCCTGATCGCCGACCGCTTCCACGGTCCCGGCGCGGGCGCCCGCGCGGAGGAGCACTTCAACCGGGTGGTCCGCGACCGCGGCGCCCCGGACGAGATGCCCGACGTCGCGATCCCCCCGGGGACGGTGCACCTGCCGGCCCTCCTGGTGGACGCCCTGGGCGTCGCCTCCCGCAGCGAGGCCCGTCGCCTGATCGCCGGGGGAGGGGTCCAGATCGACGGCGCCCCGGTCCGCGATCTCGACCTCGAGGCCGACGCCCTGGACGGCCGCGTGATCCGCGCCGGCAAGCGCCGTTTCGCCCGTCTGCGCCGCGACCCCTGA
- a CDS encoding LysR family transcriptional regulator, with translation MERDGWLQVEVRHLAALRAVAEAGSFGGAATLLGYTQSAVSQQIATLERATGVRLIDRPGGPRRISMTEAGRVLLRHAERITADMEAAWADLAALADGATGTLRVGTYQSVGARILPDLMRRFLQERPGVTVELTESGNDAELLALLERGELDLSFTVLPMPDGPYEGVELMTDPYVLMVAASDPLAGRDGPLALTDLAGRPLIGFRHCLSGEFVDAHIRRHGVDLDIVFRSDDNGTVQGLVGAGMASALVPLLAADPGDDRVAVLPMGDTVPSRRIAVAWHRDRALSAAAEAFIASAARVCDELQPAVAAPSGTVQGPPDPLVPSPR, from the coding sequence ATGGAACGCGATGGATGGCTCCAGGTCGAGGTCCGGCACCTCGCCGCGCTCCGGGCGGTCGCCGAGGCCGGCTCGTTCGGGGGCGCCGCGACGCTGCTCGGGTACACGCAGTCCGCCGTCTCCCAGCAGATCGCCACCCTCGAGCGCGCCACCGGGGTGCGGCTCATCGACCGGCCCGGCGGGCCGCGGCGCATCTCCATGACCGAGGCGGGCCGGGTGCTGCTGCGCCACGCCGAGCGCATCACCGCCGACATGGAGGCCGCGTGGGCTGACCTCGCCGCCCTCGCCGACGGCGCCACCGGGACCCTCCGCGTCGGCACCTACCAGAGCGTCGGCGCGCGGATCCTCCCCGACCTCATGCGCCGCTTCCTGCAGGAACGCCCCGGCGTCACCGTCGAGCTCACCGAATCCGGCAACGACGCCGAGCTCCTCGCCCTCCTCGAACGCGGCGAGCTCGACCTCTCGTTCACCGTCCTCCCCATGCCCGACGGCCCGTACGAGGGCGTCGAGCTCATGACCGACCCCTACGTCCTCATGGTCGCCGCCTCCGACCCCCTCGCCGGCCGCGACGGGCCCCTCGCGCTCACCGACCTCGCGGGACGGCCGCTCATCGGGTTCCGCCACTGCCTCTCCGGGGAGTTCGTCGACGCCCACATCCGCCGGCACGGCGTCGACCTCGACATCGTCTTCCGCTCCGACGACAACGGCACCGTCCAGGGCCTCGTCGGGGCGGGGATGGCCTCCGCGCTCGTGCCCCTGCTCGCGGCCGACCCCGGCGACGACCGGGTCGCCGTCCTCCCCATGGGGGACACCGTCCCGTCCCGGCGGATCGCCGTCGCATGGCACCGCGACCGGGCTCTCTCCGCCGCCGCGGAGGCGTTCATCGCCAGCGCCGCCCGCGTCTGCGACGAGCTCCAGCCCGCCGTCGCCGCCCCCTCCGGGACCGTCCAGGGGCCTCCGGACCCGCTGGTACCATCGCCGCGATGA
- a CDS encoding NAD(P)/FAD-dependent oxidoreductase: MSDTEPRPGGLDCIVVGGGLAGLACAYGLAVAGRSVTVLEADEAPGGRARTVWHRGRPVDRGFQTLFRAYPRTRRLLKDIGLPRRDLRPVAGGAVFIDGEGTARRLGTSKVAGLAFDGLPRPDRLRLAALGARVVGRSVESLLAEDDDAPSTEAYLRAEGFSDAAIDGFFRPLFGVILLDRDLSADPGYFRFLLAMLARGPSVIPSDGLGMVAEWTSAAIRQAGGTIQLGTPVEGLDVDADARRITGVRTGDGRVLSARHVVLAVEAPAAARLLAGIDDDVIARLPTRAASSATAAFALRRPLYTGRSIVLNADGRRDGDGPHVDLVCQTTNITRPGAPDGPHILLAQTVTTGGGTSDGLVEAVGALVRRWAPGYDWDGLAEPIGVHEHAFAQYRPGVGVRRGLPGPRTRVGNLIMAGDLTTHPSIEGAVSSGARAAEIVDALMP; the protein is encoded by the coding sequence ATGAGCGACACCGAACCCCGGCCCGGCGGCCTGGACTGCATCGTCGTGGGAGGGGGCCTCGCCGGCCTCGCCTGCGCATACGGCCTCGCCGTCGCCGGCCGCAGCGTCACCGTCCTCGAGGCCGACGAGGCCCCCGGCGGACGCGCCCGCACCGTCTGGCACCGGGGACGCCCTGTCGACCGGGGGTTCCAGACCCTCTTCCGGGCCTACCCCCGCACCCGGCGCCTCCTCAAGGACATCGGGCTCCCACGCCGCGACCTGCGGCCCGTCGCCGGAGGCGCCGTCTTCATCGACGGGGAGGGGACGGCCCGCCGCCTCGGCACGTCCAAGGTCGCCGGCCTCGCGTTCGACGGCCTCCCGCGCCCCGACCGCCTCCGCCTCGCCGCCCTCGGCGCGCGCGTCGTCGGCCGCTCCGTCGAATCGCTGCTCGCCGAGGACGACGACGCCCCCAGCACCGAGGCCTACCTCCGCGCCGAGGGCTTCTCCGACGCCGCCATCGACGGCTTCTTCCGGCCCCTCTTCGGCGTCATCCTCCTCGACCGGGACCTGTCCGCCGACCCCGGCTACTTCCGCTTCCTCCTCGCGATGCTCGCCCGCGGCCCGTCCGTCATCCCGAGCGACGGCCTCGGCATGGTCGCCGAGTGGACCTCCGCGGCGATCCGCCAGGCCGGCGGCACCATCCAGCTCGGCACACCCGTCGAGGGCCTCGACGTCGACGCCGACGCCCGCCGGATCACCGGTGTGCGCACCGGCGACGGACGCGTGCTCAGCGCCCGCCACGTCGTCCTCGCCGTCGAGGCGCCCGCCGCCGCCCGCCTCCTCGCGGGGATCGACGACGACGTCATCGCCCGACTCCCCACCCGCGCCGCGTCGTCCGCGACGGCGGCGTTCGCGCTGCGACGGCCCCTCTACACCGGCCGCTCCATCGTGCTCAACGCCGACGGCCGCCGCGACGGCGACGGACCGCACGTCGACCTCGTCTGCCAGACCACAAACATCACCCGCCCCGGGGCGCCCGACGGCCCGCACATCCTGCTCGCCCAGACCGTCACCACCGGCGGCGGGACCTCCGACGGCCTCGTCGAGGCGGTCGGCGCCCTCGTCCGCCGCTGGGCGCCCGGCTACGACTGGGACGGCCTCGCCGAACCCATCGGCGTCCACGAGCACGCCTTCGCCCAGTACCGCCCCGGCGTCGGCGTGCGGCGCGGCCTCCCCGGCCCCCGCACCCGGGTCGGCAACCTCATCATGGCCGGGGACCTCACCACCCACCCCTCGATCGAGGGCGCCGTGTCGAGCGGCGCCCGCGCCGCGGAGATCGTCGACGCGCTGATGCCGTGA
- the xseA gene encoding exodeoxyribonuclease VII large subunit, with the protein MRQVGDRRVFSVEDVTGRLARMFEDLRSFWVEAELQDLRPARTQMRFTLRGEHVLEASMNGIVFERLEHRPRDGAQVQAYGRIEFWRGRAQLSMRVEKLELAGEGLLRARVDALRAVLEAEGLLAPGRKVRPPLLPRRIGLVTSVDGAARDDVLTNVWARFPGADVALVSVPVQGDAAPALIARALRHLDGLDGVDVIVIARGGGSLEDLMAFNSETVCRAVAATRTPVVSAVGHERDVTLCDLVADVRVSTPTAAAAAVVPSREALDAHLADSAAAITRGLVRAGARARIDVDRRSTDLVRALRARGDLGRDRVDRLAPRLRGGLERVAARAPAAVDDRAGRLERAVAARRDAAVRRVDGAAAMLHLLSPRRTVARGYAIVRDADDASVIGSAGDVAEGRRIVIEMRDGAVPARAEAPA; encoded by the coding sequence GTGAGGCAGGTCGGCGACCGGAGGGTCTTCTCGGTCGAGGACGTCACCGGGCGCCTCGCGCGCATGTTCGAGGACCTCCGCTCCTTCTGGGTCGAGGCCGAGCTGCAGGACCTGCGCCCCGCCCGCACCCAGATGCGGTTCACCCTCCGCGGCGAGCACGTCCTCGAGGCGTCCATGAACGGGATCGTCTTCGAGCGCCTCGAGCACCGCCCACGCGACGGCGCCCAGGTGCAGGCCTACGGGCGCATCGAGTTCTGGCGGGGCCGCGCCCAGCTGTCCATGCGGGTCGAGAAGCTCGAGCTGGCGGGGGAGGGGCTCCTGCGCGCCCGGGTCGACGCCCTCCGCGCCGTGCTCGAGGCGGAGGGCCTGCTCGCCCCCGGGCGGAAGGTGCGCCCACCGCTCCTGCCGCGCCGCATCGGCCTCGTCACCAGCGTCGACGGCGCCGCCCGGGACGACGTGCTCACCAACGTCTGGGCCCGCTTCCCCGGCGCGGACGTCGCGCTCGTCAGCGTCCCCGTCCAGGGCGACGCCGCCCCCGCCCTCATCGCCCGGGCGCTCCGCCACCTCGACGGCCTCGACGGCGTCGACGTCATCGTCATCGCCCGCGGTGGCGGGTCCCTCGAGGACCTCATGGCCTTCAACAGCGAGACCGTCTGCCGCGCCGTCGCCGCGACCCGCACCCCGGTCGTGTCCGCCGTCGGCCACGAACGCGACGTCACCCTCTGCGACCTCGTCGCCGACGTGCGCGTCTCCACCCCGACCGCCGCCGCGGCCGCCGTCGTCCCCAGCCGCGAGGCCCTCGACGCCCACCTCGCCGACTCCGCGGCCGCCATCACCCGCGGCCTCGTCCGCGCCGGGGCCCGCGCGCGCATCGACGTCGACCGGAGGTCCACCGACCTCGTGCGCGCCCTCCGCGCCCGCGGGGACCTCGGCCGCGACCGCGTCGACCGCCTCGCCCCGCGCCTGCGCGGCGGGCTGGAGCGCGTCGCCGCCCGCGCCCCCGCCGCCGTCGACGACCGCGCCGGCCGCCTCGAGCGGGCCGTCGCCGCGCGCCGCGACGCCGCCGTCCGCCGCGTCGACGGCGCCGCCGCCATGCTGCACCTGCTCTCACCGCGCCGGACCGTCGCGCGCGGGTATGCCATCGTCCGCGACGCGGACGACGCGAGCGTGATCGGATCGGCGGGCGACGTGGCGGAGGGGCGGAGGATCGTGATCGAGATGCGCGACGGGGCGGTCCCCGCACGGGCGGAGGCCCCCGCATGA
- the xseB gene encoding exodeoxyribonuclease VII small subunit produces MTTTPPGDGTPPTFEEALRRLDEVVARLEAGEVGLEEALGLFEQGQALLAACRERLAAAQRRIEELTADDLPAGGPGAPAPPEAPPAPF; encoded by the coding sequence ATGACCACCACGCCCCCCGGCGACGGGACCCCGCCCACGTTCGAGGAGGCCCTGCGGCGCCTCGACGAGGTCGTCGCCCGCCTCGAGGCGGGGGAGGTCGGCCTGGAGGAGGCGCTCGGCCTCTTCGAGCAGGGCCAGGCGCTTCTCGCCGCCTGCCGCGAGCGCCTCGCGGCCGCTCAGCGTCGGATCGAGGAGCTCACCGCCGACGACCTCCCCGCCGGAGGCCCCGGCGCCCCCGCACCCCCGGAGGCCCCGCCCGCGCCCTTCTGA
- a CDS encoding aminotransferase class V-fold PLP-dependent enzyme, with protein sequence MPPDLRTVRDQLPCLAPEVYLNTGACGPLTRVAARATAEWQAAELAAGRGSAAGFGLVAAEAARVRAAAGRVVGAGATRIALTDNTTAGVNVVAWGIDWRPGDEIVMPALEHPGMGVPLATVARRTGAVLRTIDHDGDGRRLAEELAAAVGPRTRLVALSHVAWSTGAVLDVAAAVRAARAVGALVLVDGAQSAGAIPVDVNALGVDAYAFPAHKWLLGPGGLGALWIAPGAMERIDITQTGYEAGTDHGPGGGITLHAGARRHEVSTLPAALLPAWRASLEWLEELGHDWIHARIAANQAATRAALTEVPGVTVLTPPGPQAGLVTFTVAGCDPVAASDALAAGGVIARWILHPPGLRVSTGFFTDETDIRRLVEAVAAVAARGGC encoded by the coding sequence GTGCCCCCCGACCTCCGCACCGTGCGGGACCAGCTCCCGTGCCTCGCCCCCGAGGTCTACCTCAACACCGGGGCGTGCGGGCCCCTGACACGTGTCGCGGCGCGGGCGACGGCGGAGTGGCAGGCCGCCGAGCTCGCCGCCGGCCGCGGCAGCGCCGCCGGCTTCGGCCTCGTCGCCGCCGAGGCCGCCCGGGTGCGGGCCGCGGCGGGGAGGGTCGTCGGCGCCGGCGCCACCCGGATCGCGCTGACGGACAACACCACCGCCGGCGTCAACGTCGTCGCGTGGGGCATCGACTGGCGGCCCGGCGACGAGATCGTCATGCCCGCCCTCGAGCACCCCGGGATGGGGGTGCCGCTCGCCACCGTCGCCCGCCGCACCGGCGCCGTGCTGCGGACGATCGACCACGACGGCGACGGGCGGCGCCTCGCCGAGGAGCTCGCGGCGGCCGTCGGACCGCGCACCCGCCTCGTCGCGCTCTCCCACGTGGCGTGGTCGACCGGCGCCGTCCTCGACGTCGCCGCCGCCGTCCGGGCGGCCCGCGCCGTCGGCGCCCTCGTGCTCGTCGACGGCGCCCAGTCCGCCGGCGCGATCCCGGTCGACGTCAACGCCCTCGGCGTCGACGCGTACGCGTTCCCCGCGCACAAGTGGCTGCTCGGGCCCGGCGGGCTCGGCGCCCTCTGGATCGCGCCCGGCGCGATGGAGCGGATCGACATCACCCAGACCGGCTACGAGGCGGGGACCGACCACGGCCCGGGGGGAGGCATCACCCTGCACGCCGGGGCCCGGCGGCACGAGGTCTCGACGCTCCCCGCCGCCCTGCTGCCCGCCTGGCGGGCGTCGCTCGAATGGCTCGAGGAGCTCGGCCACGACTGGATCCACGCCCGCATCGCCGCGAACCAGGCGGCGACCCGCGCCGCCCTCACCGAGGTCCCCGGCGTGACCGTCCTCACGCCCCCCGGCCCGCAGGCGGGGCTCGTCACGTTCACCGTCGCCGGGTGCGACCCGGTCGCCGCGAGCGACGCCCTGGCGGCCGGCGGCGTCATCGCCCGGTGGATCCTGCACCCCCCGGGGTTGCGCGTGTCGACCGGGTTCTTCACCGACGAGACGGACATCCGTCGCCTGGTGGAGGCCGTCGCGGCCGTCGCCGCGCGCGGTGGCTGCTAG
- the murA gene encoding UDP-N-acetylglucosamine 1-carboxyvinyltransferase: MSQDRLVIRGGRALSGTIVPSGNKNAALPILAACLLTDEEVVLENVPDILDVHVMLALLDDLGVSIRDEGPNSLALRADRVRTTHLDPDLCRRLRASLLLAGPLLARCGQVELPLAGGDFIGRRRVDTHLLAFRGLGAECVVERSYNLRHSGLRGAEIFLDEASVTATENALMAAVIATGRTVILNAASEPHVQDLARFLVELGAQIDGIGTNRMVVDGVDRLHGGRFRIGPDHIEIASFIGLGAITGSDLTITDVRAEDLRMINLTFERLGIRVEYEGDTLRVPPDQDLRVIADEGDAIPKVDDGIWPAFPADLTSIAVAVATQTHGTVMIFEKMFENRLFFVDKLVAMGARIVVCDPHRVVISGPAQLYGERLESPDIRAGMAMLIASLAAKGVSEIGNVGQIDRGYERIDERLQAVGADIERVRE, encoded by the coding sequence GTGAGTCAGGACAGGCTGGTCATCCGGGGCGGCCGTGCGCTGTCCGGCACCATCGTGCCGAGCGGCAACAAGAACGCCGCTCTGCCGATCCTCGCTGCGTGCCTCCTGACGGACGAGGAGGTCGTGCTCGAGAACGTGCCGGACATCCTCGACGTGCACGTCATGCTCGCCCTCCTCGACGACCTCGGGGTGAGCATCCGCGACGAGGGCCCGAACTCCCTCGCCCTGCGGGCCGACCGCGTGCGCACCACGCACCTCGACCCCGACCTCTGCCGGCGCCTGCGGGCGTCGCTGCTGCTCGCGGGCCCGCTGCTCGCCCGCTGCGGCCAGGTCGAGCTGCCGCTCGCCGGGGGCGACTTCATCGGCCGCCGCCGCGTCGACACCCACCTCCTCGCGTTCCGGGGCCTCGGCGCCGAGTGCGTCGTCGAGCGCAGCTACAACCTGCGCCACTCCGGGCTGCGCGGCGCCGAGATCTTCCTCGACGAGGCGTCCGTCACCGCGACCGAGAACGCCCTCATGGCGGCGGTCATCGCGACGGGGCGCACCGTCATCCTGAACGCGGCGAGCGAGCCGCACGTGCAGGACCTCGCGCGCTTCCTCGTCGAGCTGGGCGCCCAGATCGACGGCATCGGCACCAACCGGATGGTCGTCGACGGGGTCGACCGCCTCCACGGCGGACGCTTCCGGATCGGGCCGGACCACATCGAGATCGCCTCGTTCATCGGCCTCGGCGCGATCACCGGGTCCGACCTGACGATCACCGACGTGCGCGCCGAGGACCTGCGCATGATCAACCTGACCTTCGAGCGCCTCGGCATCCGCGTCGAGTACGAGGGCGACACCCTCCGCGTGCCGCCCGACCAGGACCTCCGCGTCATCGCCGACGAGGGCGACGCCATCCCGAAGGTCGACGACGGCATCTGGCCCGCGTTCCCCGCGGACCTCACCAGCATCGCCGTCGCCGTCGCCACGCAGACGCACGGCACGGTGATGATCTTCGAGAAGATGTTCGAGAACCGGCTGTTCTTCGTGGACAAGCTCGTCGCGATGGGCGCGCGCATCGTCGTCTGCGACCCCCACCGGGTCGTGATCAGCGGGCCGGCGCAGCTCTACGGCGAGCGGCTCGAGAGCCCCGACATCCGCGCCGGCATGGCGATGCTGATCGCGAGCCTCGCGGCGAAGGGCGTCAGCGAGATCGGCAACGTCGGCCAGATCGACCGCGGCTACGAGCGGATCGACGAGCGCCTGCAGGCGGTCGGCGCCGACATCGAGCGTGTCCGTGAGTGA
- the hisZ gene encoding ATP phosphoribosyltransferase regulatory subunit has product MSDGEAGAPAIPPAALPAGSKDVLAVEARELRAVEGALRGRFAAYGYREVMTPVLEFAEVIDRAQEAGLRDAFRLFDDTGRVLVLRPDLTIPTARLAATRMADHPGPVRVSYLARVFRPPSPGRPRASEQRQAGIELIGEGGPGGDAEALALLVDSLRASGLEGLRVGVGDVSLTAAVLDGLGVAPAMRERMRAALGARNFVEWRRLARAAAGEGSRADLLVALPTLRGGPELLDRISGEIPAAAAACARLGVMLDLLAGLGVADAVVLDLGVLREWRYYSGVVFEAYAPGVGAPIAMGGRYDDLAGRFGSPRPAVGFGITLDLLHQALLAADGEDPGPRDGVVLVGGLDTMAPTAAAARAAGMTVIAVAADDPDPEALAAADGWRWVARGTGDGGWDVLDCVTGERSRHARLDEVLRSPA; this is encoded by the coding sequence GTGAGTGACGGCGAGGCCGGGGCCCCGGCGATCCCGCCGGCCGCGCTCCCGGCCGGGTCGAAGGACGTGCTCGCCGTCGAGGCCCGGGAGCTCCGCGCCGTCGAGGGCGCCCTCCGGGGACGCTTCGCCGCGTACGGCTACCGCGAGGTCATGACCCCGGTGCTGGAGTTCGCCGAGGTGATCGACCGCGCCCAGGAGGCGGGCCTGCGCGACGCGTTCCGCCTCTTCGACGACACCGGCCGCGTGCTGGTGCTCCGCCCCGACCTCACCATCCCGACCGCCCGCCTCGCCGCGACGCGGATGGCCGACCACCCCGGCCCCGTCCGCGTCTCGTACCTCGCACGGGTCTTCCGGCCGCCGTCGCCGGGGCGCCCGCGGGCGTCCGAGCAGCGCCAGGCCGGCATCGAGCTCATCGGCGAGGGCGGCCCCGGCGGTGACGCCGAGGCGCTCGCCCTGCTCGTCGACAGCCTCCGCGCCTCCGGGCTCGAGGGGCTGCGCGTCGGCGTCGGCGACGTCTCGCTGACGGCGGCGGTCCTCGACGGCCTCGGCGTCGCGCCCGCGATGCGCGAGCGCATGCGCGCCGCCCTCGGCGCCCGCAACTTCGTGGAGTGGCGGCGCCTCGCGCGGGCCGCGGCGGGGGAGGGGTCGCGCGCCGACCTGCTCGTCGCGCTGCCGACCCTGCGCGGCGGCCCCGAGCTGCTCGACCGGATCTCCGGGGAGATCCCGGCCGCGGCCGCGGCGTGCGCCCGGCTCGGCGTGATGCTCGACCTGCTCGCCGGCCTCGGCGTCGCCGACGCCGTCGTGCTCGACCTGGGCGTCCTGCGCGAATGGCGCTACTACTCCGGTGTGGTGTTCGAGGCGTACGCGCCGGGTGTCGGCGCACCGATCGCGATGGGCGGCCGCTACGACGACCTGGCGGGCCGCTTCGGCAGCCCGCGCCCCGCCGTCGGCTTCGGCATCACCCTCGACCTCCTGCACCAGGCCCTGCTCGCCGCGGACGGCGAGGATCCCGGGCCGCGCGACGGCGTCGTGCTCGTCGGTGGGCTCGACACGATGGCGCCGACGGCCGCCGCCGCCCGCGCCGCGGGGATGACCGTGATCGCCGTCGCCGCCGACGACCCCGACCCCGAGGCCCTCGCCGCCGCCGACGGCTGGCGGTGGGTCGCCCGCGGGACCGGCGACGGCGGCTGGGACGTGCTCGACTGCGTGACCGGGGAGCGCTCCCGCCACGCCCGCCTGGACGAGGTGCTGCGATCGCCGGCCTGA
- the hisG gene encoding ATP phosphoribosyltransferase, whose amino-acid sequence MPLGALFPGSIEALEAAGVDVAPLRDLGRRLVIEAPDGTTFITTRPSDVPTYVEAGAADIGIVGKDVLHERAPDVYELLDLGFGGCRMVYATREGDDPTPAALEHLGVVRVATKYPVSATEHFTRTGRQAEVVKVNGSVELAPLVGLAHGIVDLVATGRTLRENGLVEREPIFDSSARLIANRVSQTLRAGELEEVVGRMGEVPA is encoded by the coding sequence GTGCCGCTCGGCGCCCTCTTCCCCGGGTCGATCGAGGCGCTCGAGGCCGCCGGCGTCGACGTCGCGCCCCTGCGCGACCTCGGGCGCCGCCTCGTCATCGAGGCGCCCGACGGGACGACGTTCATCACGACCCGCCCCAGCGACGTCCCCACCTACGTCGAGGCCGGCGCCGCCGACATCGGCATCGTGGGCAAGGACGTCCTGCACGAACGCGCCCCCGACGTCTACGAGCTGCTCGACCTCGGCTTCGGCGGCTGCCGCATGGTCTACGCGACCCGGGAGGGGGACGACCCCACCCCCGCGGCCCTCGAGCACCTCGGGGTGGTCCGGGTCGCGACGAAGTACCCGGTCTCCGCGACGGAGCACTTCACGCGCACCGGCCGTCAGGCCGAGGTCGTCAAGGTCAACGGCTCCGTCGAGCTCGCGCCCCTCGTGGGCCTCGCGCACGGCATCGTCGACCTCGTCGCGACCGGCCGCACGCTCCGGGAGAACGGCCTCGTCGAGCGGGAGCCGATCTTCGACTCCTCCGCGCGCCTCATCGCGAACCGCGTGAGCCAGACCCTGCGCGCCGGGGAGCTGGAGGAGGTCGTCGGGCGGATGGGGGAGGTGCCGGCGTGA